From Granulicella sp. WH15, the proteins below share one genomic window:
- a CDS encoding acetyl-CoA C-acetyltransferase, translated as MQDVVIVSAVRTAVGKFQGTLSDLSTTQLGALVVREAVHRAGLDPATVDECIMGCVLPAGLGQNPARQAALGGGLADTVAALTINMVCGSGLKAVALAAQSIMLGHAEIIVAGGMESMSNAPYLLPGARKGFRMGDQKAVDSMVKDGLWCACDDQHMGLTGELVAEKHSITRAEQDAYALESHRRAATAWAAGHFDAEVMPIEIPSRKGAPVVFRRDESIREDASLEALASLKPAFKKDGTVTAGNAPGVNDAAAALVVMSASKAASLGLKPMVTIRAQAMSGVAPRWVMLAPVLGIEKVLERAAWSKEEVDLYELNEAFSVQALGVTRELGLPLDKVNVNGGAVAIGHPIGASGARVLVTLIHELIRRDAHKGVAALCLGGGNSVALAVER; from the coding sequence ATGCAGGATGTAGTTATCGTCTCGGCGGTGCGCACCGCTGTTGGAAAGTTTCAGGGAACACTCAGCGATCTATCTACAACGCAGCTCGGCGCACTGGTGGTGCGCGAGGCAGTTCACCGTGCCGGGCTCGATCCCGCAACAGTCGATGAGTGCATCATGGGCTGCGTGCTTCCCGCCGGGCTTGGGCAGAACCCCGCGCGTCAGGCTGCGCTCGGCGGTGGCCTGGCCGATACAGTTGCGGCGCTCACCATCAACATGGTCTGCGGCTCCGGTCTCAAGGCCGTTGCGCTCGCGGCGCAGTCCATCATGCTGGGCCACGCGGAGATCATCGTCGCCGGAGGCATGGAGTCCATGTCGAACGCGCCCTACCTGCTGCCGGGCGCGCGCAAGGGCTTCCGCATGGGCGACCAGAAGGCCGTGGACTCCATGGTGAAGGACGGCCTGTGGTGCGCGTGCGACGACCAGCACATGGGCCTCACCGGAGAGCTGGTTGCAGAGAAGCACAGCATCACCCGTGCCGAGCAGGACGCCTATGCGCTCGAGTCGCATCGTCGAGCCGCCACCGCGTGGGCTGCGGGCCACTTCGACGCAGAGGTGATGCCCATCGAGATTCCTTCGCGCAAGGGTGCGCCAGTCGTCTTCCGCAGAGACGAGAGCATCCGCGAAGACGCATCGCTCGAAGCACTCGCATCACTCAAACCCGCGTTCAAGAAGGATGGCACCGTCACCGCGGGCAACGCCCCCGGCGTCAACGATGCCGCAGCCGCACTGGTAGTCATGTCGGCCTCAAAGGCCGCATCACTTGGTCTAAAGCCGATGGTCACGATCCGCGCCCAGGCTATGAGCGGAGTCGCGCCGAGGTGGGTCATGCTCGCTCCCGTGCTGGGCATCGAGAAGGTGCTCGAGCGCGCAGCGTGGTCGAAGGAAGAGGTCGATCTCTACGAGCTGAACGAGGCTTTTAGTGTGCAGGCACTCGGCGTCACGCGCGAGCTTGGCCTGCCGCTCGACAAGGTCAACGTCAATGGCGGCGCAGTCGCTATTGGCCACCCCATCGGAGCCAGCGGAGCGCGCGTGTTGGTCACGCTGATCCACGAACTCATCCGTCGCGATGCCCACAAGGGCGTGGCTGCGTTATGTCTTGGCGGTGGCAACTCAGTGGCGTTGGCCGTGGAGCGATGA